In Paenibacillus sp. FSL M7-0420, a single genomic region encodes these proteins:
- a CDS encoding DUF4145 domain-containing protein yields METLSEKLYCQRCKRHTNHHTLSKDNVSLTYTISSSYYDDYQFHDEYHIVQCLGCDNVCFANVYSGDDCQAVDENGHLFYDTTYTVYPEEPKREVVNKKMFHQVNNFTNVPTFINQVYHEVVASFNTEANLLPAAGLRTIVEAICKDIKVSDGFVYKEDGTHVEKDGEKVRSNNLQGKINGLQELGIITLPQRNILHQVRKLGNYAVHEIEFPKRRTIRLGIEIIEKTLENIYELDKYDLAISK; encoded by the coding sequence ATGGAGACATTATCCGAGAAATTATATTGTCAAAGATGCAAACGACATACTAATCATCATACTCTAAGCAAAGACAATGTATCTTTAACCTATACCATTAGTTCATCATACTATGACGATTATCAATTTCATGATGAATACCATATAGTTCAGTGTTTAGGGTGTGATAATGTTTGTTTTGCAAACGTATATTCTGGTGATGATTGTCAAGCGGTAGATGAAAATGGTCACTTATTCTATGATACTACCTATACAGTTTATCCTGAAGAACCAAAACGTGAGGTAGTAAATAAGAAGATGTTTCATCAAGTGAATAACTTTACAAATGTACCTACTTTTATCAATCAGGTTTATCATGAAGTTGTCGCATCCTTTAATACAGAGGCTAATCTCCTTCCGGCAGCTGGTCTTAGGACAATAGTCGAAGCAATTTGTAAGGATATAAAAGTATCGGATGGGTTTGTGTATAAGGAAGATGGTACACATGTAGAAAAAGATGGAGAAAAGGTACGTTCAAACAATCTTCAAGGCAAAATCAATGGCTTGCAAGAACTCGGGATAATAACATTGCCCCAAAGAAATATTTTGCACCAAGTACGTAAATTAGGTAACTATGCAGTTCACGAAATTGAATTTCCAAAACGTAGAACAATTCGTCTAGGTATTGAGATAATCGAAAAGACGCTTGAAAATATTTATGAACTTGATAAATACGATTTAGCTATTTCAAAATAG
- a CDS encoding restriction endonuclease, which yields MIYVLTVLMVVVFVVLGLLVVSFQRKQKRTAVFTKENYDLKAITITEIDKMEDGSGFEMYLYRLFMELGYSGVYKTVGSRDFGADVVFTDRDGVRNVVQAKRYHVDNPVGISAVQEVFACMRYYKAKKAIVIATAKFTEPCETLAGINHVKLLDRTDLMKVIEAFRSGDTGAARDIIEGEPRMILESWSEANSGVLHEVRKDYRAEKYVKKVMGK from the coding sequence ATGATCTATGTTTTAACTGTATTAATGGTTGTAGTGTTTGTTGTGCTTGGTCTGTTGGTTGTGAGTTTCCAACGTAAACAAAAGAGAACAGCAGTCTTTACTAAAGAAAATTACGATTTAAAAGCCATTACCATTACTGAAATAGACAAGATGGAAGATGGCTCAGGTTTTGAGATGTATCTTTACAGGCTGTTTATGGAGCTTGGCTATTCAGGAGTCTACAAGACTGTAGGGAGCCGCGATTTCGGAGCAGATGTAGTTTTCACTGATCGTGATGGTGTCAGGAATGTTGTGCAAGCAAAGCGGTATCACGTTGACAATCCTGTGGGTATCAGTGCTGTGCAAGAGGTCTTCGCCTGCATGCGCTACTACAAAGCCAAAAAAGCCATTGTGATCGCTACAGCCAAGTTTACGGAGCCTTGCGAGACACTGGCTGGCATCAACCATGTGAAATTGCTAGATCGAACTGACTTGATGAAAGTCATTGAGGCGTTCAGGAGTGGCGACACTGGCGCAGCACGTGACATCATTGAAGGAGAGCCAAGGATGATACTGGAGTCTTGGTCAGAAGCGAATAGCGGTGTACTGCATGAGGTGCGCAAGGATTATAGGGCTGAGAAGTATGTAAAGAAGGTTATGGGGAAGTAA
- a CDS encoding recombinase family protein produces MKIGYARVSTADQSLDLQMDSLSNAGCERIYTEKASGAKDDRVELQKALDALREGDVFVVYKLDRLARSTKKLIEVYEQLVKLGVELVSVCDGLDTTTPTGRAMFKMIGVIAELEREMIVERTKAGLAASRARGRKGGRPKTDSKKIERALKLYDSQEHSIADIETMTGVKKATLYRELNIRKGKLSKVE; encoded by the coding sequence ATGAAGATAGGCTATGCGAGAGTTTCAACGGCAGATCAGTCTTTAGATTTGCAAATGGATTCTTTAAGCAATGCTGGATGTGAACGTATATACACTGAGAAAGCTAGTGGAGCAAAAGATGATCGAGTGGAATTACAAAAGGCTCTTGATGCATTACGGGAGGGGGACGTGTTTGTTGTCTACAAGCTTGATCGCTTAGCACGTTCGACAAAGAAGCTGATTGAGGTTTATGAACAGTTGGTGAAGCTAGGAGTTGAACTGGTGAGCGTCTGTGATGGATTGGACACGACTACACCTACAGGAAGAGCCATGTTCAAGATGATAGGGGTCATTGCAGAACTGGAACGAGAGATGATCGTGGAGCGTACCAAAGCAGGATTAGCGGCTTCTAGAGCAAGGGGGAGGAAGGGAGGGCGACCTAAGACTGATTCAAAGAAGATTGAACGTGCTTTGAAGTTGTATGACAGTCAGGAACATTCTATTGCCGATATTGAAACAATGACTGGTGTGAAAAAGGCAACTCTGTACAGGGAATTGAACATTCGAAAAGGCAAACTGAGTAAAGTTGAATAG
- a CDS encoding protein kinase domain-containing protein produces MSNHQARFIQLKLNQILRYDSDEVVLFSGYYEKIENINLKKIFSILHTQFNNLFSFMNEKIQVNRHYNADPSRSLKDLIQFTISFHANLKDEYAFNINDYYEDIMKSCNSFLSTNGGSTIPEDFDLINIIEDQPIFNIANTKSLSSTVSSTSVQMRLIGEGSYATVFKYKDPFYNSYYAVKRAKNELRSDELERFRNEFNDLNSLSSPFIIKAFSYDNKKNEYVMEYADETLSKYVNRSNNSLLFENRRVLIEQLFRAFMYIHTKGILHRDISLTNILVKHYDDGSTYAKISDFGNVKRLNSTLTRQGTEIKGVLNDYTDLEVIGFENYEIRHETYALGKVIYFILTGRTSNYHLEKNEALKQFILKAISSDKNSRFASVTNMKEELYSKVYPMLRK; encoded by the coding sequence TTGAGTAATCATCAAGCAAGATTTATTCAATTAAAATTAAATCAAATTTTAAGATATGACTCTGATGAAGTCGTACTTTTCAGTGGATATTACGAAAAGATCGAGAACATAAATTTAAAAAAAATATTTTCAATATTGCACACACAATTCAATAATTTATTCTCCTTTATGAATGAAAAAATACAAGTCAATCGACACTATAATGCAGACCCCAGCAGATCACTTAAAGATTTAATTCAATTCACTATATCGTTTCATGCGAACCTTAAGGATGAATATGCATTTAACATAAACGATTATTATGAGGATATCATGAAAAGTTGTAACTCCTTCCTTTCAACAAATGGAGGAAGCACGATACCTGAGGACTTTGATCTCATTAACATTATTGAAGATCAACCCATCTTCAACATAGCTAATACAAAATCGTTATCCAGCACAGTAAGCAGCACATCCGTACAAATGCGCTTAATTGGCGAAGGTTCGTATGCAACTGTGTTCAAGTACAAAGACCCCTTTTATAATTCTTACTATGCAGTGAAGAGAGCTAAGAACGAGCTACGCTCTGATGAACTAGAACGATTCAGAAATGAATTCAATGATTTAAACTCCTTATCTAGTCCTTTTATCATTAAGGCATTTTCCTACGATAATAAAAAAAATGAATATGTAATGGAGTATGCTGACGAAACATTAAGCAAATATGTAAATCGAAGCAATAATAGCCTTCTCTTTGAGAATAGGAGAGTGCTAATTGAGCAACTGTTTCGCGCATTCATGTATATTCACACCAAAGGTATACTTCATAGAGATATCAGCTTAACCAATATATTAGTTAAGCATTACGATGATGGTTCAACTTATGCAAAAATTTCTGATTTCGGAAACGTCAAACGTTTAAATAGCACCCTTACCAGACAAGGAACTGAAATAAAAGGTGTTTTAAATGATTACACCGATCTTGAAGTCATCGGATTTGAAAACTACGAGATAAGACATGAAACATATGCGCTGGGCAAGGTTATTTATTTCATTTTAACTGGACGTACCAGCAACTATCATTTGGAGAAAAACGAAGCACTAAAACAATTCATACTAAAGGCAATATCTTCAGACAAAAATTCTAGGTTTGCAAGTGTTACAAATATGAAAGAAGAACTGTATTCAAAAGTATACCCAATGCTCCGAAAATGA
- a CDS encoding DUF2442 domain-containing protein, whose protein sequence is MNKIVVSVKAAPNFMLLLEFEGKEYRVFDFKAYAETKSGFPLEIIKNRVLFESVRIDGTGTISWDNDFDIDVEFLYNNSIAKSDSDFD, encoded by the coding sequence ATGAACAAAATCGTGGTCTCAGTAAAAGCGGCACCTAACTTTATGTTGTTACTGGAGTTTGAAGGGAAGGAATACAGAGTGTTTGATTTTAAGGCATATGCTGAAACTAAATCAGGCTTTCCATTAGAAATCATTAAGAATCGCGTTCTTTTTGAAAGTGTCAGAATAGATGGAACTGGAACTATAAGTTGGGACAATGATTTCGACATTGATGTTGAATTTTTGTACAACAATAGTATTGCTAAGTCAGATTCAGATTTTGATTGA
- a CDS encoding tyrosine-type recombinase/integrase, with amino-acid sequence MLKKKERRVPVGSRNKEEFPRLGFEQALDLAINAKRAEGLRERTIKDYYKHFHYFYSWLQERYPEMEFIDELTASHIRDHINYMRFDARRYENHKYIDSDKQRIGLTDTTVNIRLRTMKAIFNQLRKDNLLEVNVFDQINLLKQDIDLTNCLTDEEVRAILKQPNQRDFVGFRDYVAMVVMLDSGLRIQELLSLRTMDIDFQARFITIPAEKSKNRKPRLIPFSSLASKLLLQLVSENKQHFTTDRIFMSCFGEPLGANQFTKRLKYYGGKAGIVGKKMTAHVYRHTWAKNMTLNGADPFSLQKMGGWSDIRTVRRYIQMDTTDIRKSHDDCSPLQNLINKRGGTL; translated from the coding sequence ATGCTTAAAAAGAAAGAGCGAAGAGTACCTGTTGGCAGCAGGAACAAGGAGGAATTTCCAAGGCTGGGGTTTGAGCAAGCGCTTGATCTTGCTATCAATGCAAAAAGGGCAGAAGGACTCAGAGAACGTACGATTAAGGATTATTACAAACATTTCCATTACTTTTACAGCTGGTTACAAGAGCGCTATCCAGAAATGGAGTTTATTGACGAACTAACAGCATCCCATATTCGTGACCATATCAACTATATGCGATTTGATGCACGAAGATATGAAAACCATAAATACATTGATTCAGACAAGCAAAGAATCGGATTAACTGATACTACAGTGAATATTAGGTTGCGAACAATGAAGGCTATCTTTAATCAATTACGAAAGGACAATCTACTTGAGGTCAATGTATTCGATCAGATCAACTTGCTGAAACAAGATATTGATTTAACTAATTGTTTAACAGATGAAGAAGTAAGGGCGATACTTAAGCAGCCTAATCAGCGAGATTTTGTAGGCTTCAGAGATTATGTTGCGATGGTTGTCATGCTGGATTCAGGCTTACGGATTCAAGAATTACTAAGCTTGAGAACTATGGATATTGATTTTCAAGCTAGATTTATTACAATACCAGCAGAAAAAAGTAAAAACCGTAAACCGCGCTTGATTCCTTTTTCATCACTGGCATCAAAGCTTCTTTTACAGCTAGTCTCCGAAAATAAACAACACTTTACAACGGATAGGATTTTTATGTCCTGCTTTGGTGAACCGCTTGGCGCTAATCAATTTACCAAGCGCCTAAAGTATTATGGTGGGAAAGCTGGCATTGTGGGCAAAAAAATGACAGCGCACGTTTACCGCCACACATGGGCTAAAAACATGACCTTGAATGGAGCAGACCCTTTTTCTTTGCAGAAGATGGGCGGTTGGTCTGATATTCGAACTGTACGTCGATACATTCAAATGGACACCACAGACATCAGAAAAAGTCATGATGATTGTTCGCCGCTTCAAAATTTGATTAACAAACGTGGTGGAACTTTGTAG
- a CDS encoding HesB/IscA family protein, producing the protein MISISETAAGQIKAMLAEQEVPDMFLRLGVTAGGCSGFSYAMGFDDTETEQDIYMDVAGLKVVVSKDDIRYLNGLEIDFEESGMTGGFTIHNPNATVTCGCGSSFRTKEEAGNPAAEPC; encoded by the coding sequence ATGATTAGCATTAGTGAGACAGCGGCAGGCCAAATTAAGGCTATGCTTGCAGAGCAGGAAGTGCCGGATATGTTTCTCCGTCTGGGCGTAACCGCCGGGGGCTGCAGCGGATTCTCGTACGCGATGGGCTTCGATGATACCGAGACTGAGCAGGACATCTACATGGACGTTGCAGGTCTGAAGGTGGTCGTCAGCAAAGACGATATCCGTTACCTCAACGGCCTGGAGATCGACTTCGAAGAATCCGGCATGACCGGCGGCTTCACCATCCACAATCCTAACGCCACAGTTACCTGCGGCTGCGGGTCTTCGTTCCGTACGAAGGAAGAAGCAGGGAATCCGGCGGCTGAGCCTTGCTAA
- the mqnE gene encoding aminofutalosine synthase MqnE yields MSTLITPHTDARMANIIEKVRGGERLNLEDGVYLYESNDLLTIGQLANEVNMRKNGNKVYFIENMSLYFTNVCESRCAFCNFRKDEGEEGAYTLSGQEMVEYVQQHIHPGVREFHIVGGHNDNVPFQYYVDSLRALNEHFPEVTLKAYTAAEIDFFTRISGLSIREVLEQLRAAGLKTLTGGGAEILSDQYRKKMRVDKANVEEYLEVHRTAHHLGMKTHTTMLYGSIESREDRIRHMLQIRDLQDETGGFMVFIPLSMQPKNKNAGIMRRNSANEDLKTIAVSRLMLDNFDHIKAYFINIGPQLTQVALNFGASDVHGTILKERISHAAGALTPEGLTRDELIWLVKGAGRIPVERDTFYNEIKVYE; encoded by the coding sequence ATGTCTACCCTTATTACACCCCACACGGATGCCCGGATGGCGAACATCATTGAGAAGGTTCGCGGCGGAGAACGATTGAATTTGGAAGACGGCGTTTATTTATATGAGAGCAACGATCTGTTAACGATCGGGCAACTCGCTAATGAAGTCAACATGCGAAAAAACGGGAATAAAGTCTATTTTATCGAGAACATGAGTCTATATTTCACCAATGTCTGCGAATCCCGCTGTGCCTTCTGCAATTTCCGCAAGGATGAAGGCGAAGAAGGGGCTTACACCCTCTCCGGCCAGGAGATGGTGGAGTATGTACAGCAGCATATTCATCCCGGCGTGCGCGAGTTCCATATTGTAGGCGGGCATAATGATAATGTGCCCTTCCAGTACTATGTTGATTCGCTGCGTGCTCTGAACGAGCATTTCCCCGAGGTGACTCTCAAGGCTTATACAGCGGCAGAGATCGACTTCTTCACCCGCATCAGCGGACTTAGTATCCGTGAAGTGCTGGAGCAGCTGCGCGCCGCCGGACTGAAGACCCTTACCGGAGGAGGGGCAGAGATTCTGTCTGACCAGTACCGCAAAAAAATGCGCGTCGACAAAGCCAATGTCGAGGAATATCTCGAGGTGCACCGCACCGCCCATCACCTTGGCATGAAGACCCATACCACGATGCTGTACGGTTCGATTGAGTCCCGTGAAGACCGCATCCGCCATATGCTGCAAATTCGTGACCTGCAAGACGAGACCGGCGGTTTCATGGTATTCATTCCGCTGTCCATGCAGCCTAAGAACAAGAATGCGGGCATTATGCGCCGCAACTCCGCGAATGAGGATCTGAAGACCATTGCCGTCAGCCGTCTGATGCTGGACAATTTCGATCATATCAAGGCCTACTTCATTAATATCGGGCCCCAGTTGACCCAGGTTGCCTTGAACTTCGGCGCTTCCGATGTGCACGGAACGATCCTGAAGGAACGGATCAGCCACGCTGCCGGCGCGCTGACACCGGAGGGCTTGACCCGGGATGAGCTGATCTGGCTCGTGAAGGGCGCAGGACGGATTCCTGTAGAACGGGATACCTTCTATAACGAGATCAAGGTATACGAATAA
- a CDS encoding NAD(P)/FAD-dependent oxidoreductase, with protein MRTLLVLGGGYGGLALIQQLLDNHLPPDVEIILVDRMPYQGIKTEYYALAAGTATDYHLRIQFPVHPRLTVRYGQVGSIDLESRLVLLDSGEPVAYDILAIALGCTDNYHNIPGAEEYTCSIQSFAGTRETYRRLNDVKPYGTVNIVGGGLSGVEIASELRESRPDLNISLMDRGERILSSFPAKLSRYVEEWFSEHQVETIGGVSVSHVEKDAIFNGTQAIPADVTVWTAGIQPVKVVQQLELPKDRGGRLIVGEYYNIAEYPEVYVIGDCASLPFAPSAQAAGAQGEQVGQILQALWRGETPKLNKIKLKGTLGSLGKNAGFGLMGRRSVMGRVPRLLKSGVLWMSKRHFG; from the coding sequence ATGAGAACCCTACTTGTCTTGGGCGGCGGCTACGGCGGTCTTGCCCTCATTCAGCAACTGCTGGATAATCATCTCCCTCCTGATGTGGAAATCATCCTGGTGGACCGGATGCCGTATCAGGGGATCAAGACCGAATATTATGCACTGGCCGCAGGCACCGCCACCGATTACCATTTGCGGATTCAATTCCCGGTGCACCCCCGCCTGACCGTACGTTACGGGCAGGTGGGTTCCATTGATCTGGAGAGCAGACTGGTCCTCCTCGATTCCGGGGAGCCGGTAGCCTATGATATCCTGGCGATTGCCCTCGGCTGTACGGATAATTACCATAACATTCCGGGTGCCGAGGAATACACCTGCAGTATTCAGAGCTTCGCCGGGACCCGGGAAACTTACCGCCGGCTGAACGATGTGAAGCCTTATGGAACCGTCAATATTGTCGGCGGGGGACTGAGCGGCGTAGAGATTGCCTCGGAGCTGAGGGAGAGCCGGCCGGATCTGAATATCTCTCTGATGGACCGGGGAGAACGTATTTTATCTTCTTTTCCGGCCAAGCTGTCCAGGTATGTCGAGGAATGGTTCAGTGAGCATCAGGTGGAGACGATTGGCGGGGTGTCGGTCTCTCATGTCGAGAAGGATGCCATCTTCAATGGCACCCAGGCTATTCCGGCGGATGTGACGGTATGGACTGCCGGTATTCAACCCGTGAAGGTCGTGCAGCAGCTGGAGCTTCCGAAGGACCGTGGAGGCAGGCTCATTGTGGGGGAATATTATAATATTGCTGAATATCCGGAGGTCTATGTGATCGGGGACTGTGCCAGCCTGCCCTTCGCCCCCAGTGCACAGGCGGCGGGTGCCCAGGGCGAGCAGGTGGGACAGATATTACAGGCGTTATGGCGGGGCGAAACCCCGAAGCTGAATAAGATTAAGCTGAAGGGAACCCTCGGTTCACTCGGCAAAAATGCCGGCTTCGGCCTGATGGGCCGCCGCTCCGTCATGGGCCGGGTTCCGCGCCTGCTGAAGAGCGGCGTCCTGTGGATGTCCAAACGCCATTTCGGCTGA
- a CDS encoding YuzB family protein, with product MRPIIEFCASNIGHGTEPLKLKLEQNPEYDVVEYGCLNNCGECYLRPFAMVDGEIIEADSPAALEEAIAAAIQEAEAWDSLEID from the coding sequence ATGAGACCAATTATAGAATTCTGTGCCAGCAACATCGGCCACGGCACTGAACCGCTCAAGCTTAAGCTGGAACAAAACCCTGAATATGATGTAGTGGAGTACGGCTGTCTGAACAACTGCGGAGAGTGTTATCTCCGGCCGTTCGCCATGGTTGACGGGGAGATCATAGAAGCTGATTCCCCCGCTGCTCTGGAAGAGGCGATTGCAGCCGCTATACAAGAAGCAGAGGCCTGGGACAGTCTGGAGATTGATTAA
- a CDS encoding NifU family protein — protein MSENVQSATMYDEVLEVLDKLRPFLQRDGGDVELIDVEDGIVKLKLMGACGSCPSSTITLKAGIERALIEEVEGVEEVVQVF, from the coding sequence ATGAGTGAGAATGTACAAAGCGCAACCATGTACGATGAAGTACTGGAAGTCCTTGATAAACTTCGTCCGTTCCTGCAGCGCGATGGCGGTGACGTGGAACTGATTGATGTTGAAGACGGCATCGTTAAGCTGAAGCTTATGGGTGCATGCGGCAGTTGCCCAAGCTCCACGATCACGCTTAAAGCCGGGATCGAACGCGCCCTGATTGAAGAAGTAGAAGGCGTGGAAGAAGTCGTTCAGGTATTCTAA